A part of Desulfomicrobium escambiense DSM 10707 genomic DNA contains:
- the mprF gene encoding bifunctional lysylphosphatidylglycerol flippase/synthetase MprF, translated as MRFRSVSFWGPVVSLVLIAAALRFLNQELSHVSVGQIWSALSSIPRQGIGLALALAVLNYMVLAGYELFACRYAGVPQPLKRIAISSFIGNAFANTLGFSFLSGSSIKFRLYAAWGLSPADVGRITIFTTVSLWLGLVGLGGLALLLSPEAAHTLALGGDILGALLAALPLLYILMSTRWRSPLSILGFQIPAPGTAMAAVQVLFSILDWGLSGLILYVLLPGDPGLTVFFTRFMLAQLAGVASQAPGGVGVFETAFMLLTPDAADNGSLFAALLAFRCIYYILPLLLAALTLAVREALETVPVLRLLAHAGVRGSATMVPQALAALTFASGAVLLLSGATPSLAGRLLWLKDHLPGSVVGGSHLMGSVIGMCLLFLARGIQRRLDVAFHLTAVMLVLGMLAALLRGGDYEEAIILGVALTLLVVNRARFSRHSSMFSDRFTPGWIVAMALVLTATTALAATSWKLGGQADDFWLTLTTDGSVPNVVRAWAGAGTAGLCLAFMRLLAPAPYRPAPVGPEDEACVRGIVAETPHTRANLALLGDKTFLFSQSRESFLMFGVTGRTWVTMGPPVGREDEAQELIWQFRETCDRHCGRPVFYGVPQDRLHLFWDTGLSLLKIGEEAIVDLPSFHLNGASRQGLRYKKNNLEKNGCVFEVIPPEGFAGIDDELRAVSDAWLSLKNAREKGFSLGRFDPDYLARFHTAVVRQEGRILAFGNVWTGGRTELAIDLMRFVHGAPRGVMDYLLFMLMFWGQQQGFARFNLGVSPFSGLETHALAPTWNKVGNFLYSHAEDFYNFRGLRAFKEKFGPTWEPTYLLAPGGLALPGILTEVAALVAGGVRGMVGK; from the coding sequence ATGCGATTTCGTTCCGTCTCTTTCTGGGGGCCGGTGGTCTCCCTGGTTCTCATCGCGGCCGCCCTGCGCTTTTTGAACCAGGAGCTCAGCCACGTCAGCGTCGGACAGATATGGTCCGCCCTGTCCTCCATCCCGCGCCAAGGCATCGGCCTGGCCCTGGCCCTGGCCGTGCTCAACTACATGGTTCTGGCCGGGTACGAGCTCTTCGCCTGCCGCTACGCAGGGGTGCCACAACCCCTGAAGCGCATCGCCATCTCGTCCTTCATCGGCAACGCCTTCGCCAACACCCTGGGCTTCTCCTTCCTTTCGGGGAGTTCCATCAAGTTCCGCCTCTACGCCGCCTGGGGTTTGTCCCCGGCCGACGTGGGACGCATCACCATCTTCACCACCGTCAGCCTCTGGCTCGGTCTGGTGGGCCTGGGCGGCTTGGCCCTGCTGCTGAGCCCAGAAGCCGCCCACACCCTGGCCCTGGGCGGCGACATCCTGGGCGCGCTCTTGGCGGCGCTTCCGCTGCTCTACATCCTGATGTCGACCCGCTGGCGCTCGCCCCTCTCGATTCTGGGCTTCCAGATTCCGGCCCCCGGAACGGCCATGGCGGCGGTGCAGGTGCTCTTTTCCATCCTCGACTGGGGCCTGTCCGGCCTGATTCTCTACGTGCTGCTGCCGGGCGATCCGGGACTGACGGTCTTCTTCACCCGCTTCATGCTGGCCCAGCTGGCCGGCGTGGCCAGCCAGGCTCCTGGAGGGGTGGGCGTCTTCGAGACGGCCTTCATGCTGCTCACGCCCGACGCCGCGGACAACGGCAGCCTCTTCGCCGCCCTGCTGGCCTTCCGCTGCATCTACTACATCCTGCCGCTGCTGCTGGCGGCCCTGACCCTGGCTGTGCGCGAAGCCCTGGAAACGGTCCCGGTCCTGCGCCTCCTGGCCCACGCCGGCGTGCGCGGCAGCGCGACCATGGTGCCCCAGGCCCTGGCCGCCCTGACCTTCGCTTCCGGGGCCGTGCTGCTCCTGTCCGGCGCCACGCCGTCCCTGGCCGGCAGGCTGCTGTGGCTGAAGGACCACCTGCCGGGCTCGGTGGTCGGCGGGTCCCACCTCATGGGCAGCGTCATCGGCATGTGCCTGCTCTTCCTGGCCCGCGGCATCCAGCGGCGCCTGGACGTGGCCTTCCACCTGACGGCGGTCATGCTGGTTCTGGGGATGCTCGCGGCACTGCTGCGCGGCGGCGACTACGAGGAGGCGATCATCCTCGGCGTCGCCCTGACGCTGCTCGTGGTCAACCGCGCGCGCTTCTCCCGTCATTCGAGCATGTTTTCGGACCGTTTCACCCCCGGCTGGATCGTGGCCATGGCCTTGGTCCTGACTGCCACCACGGCCCTGGCCGCCACGTCCTGGAAACTCGGCGGCCAGGCCGACGACTTCTGGCTGACCCTGACCACGGACGGCTCCGTGCCCAACGTGGTCCGCGCCTGGGCCGGGGCCGGAACGGCCGGACTGTGCCTGGCCTTCATGCGCCTGCTGGCGCCGGCTCCCTACCGCCCAGCCCCCGTGGGCCCCGAGGACGAGGCGTGCGTGCGCGGCATCGTGGCCGAAACCCCGCACACCCGCGCCAACCTGGCCCTGCTGGGCGACAAGACCTTCCTCTTCAGCCAGAGCCGCGAATCCTTCCTCATGTTCGGCGTCACCGGACGGACCTGGGTGACCATGGGCCCGCCCGTGGGCCGCGAGGACGAGGCCCAGGAGCTCATCTGGCAATTCCGCGAGACCTGCGACCGCCACTGTGGGCGCCCCGTCTTCTACGGCGTGCCCCAGGACCGGCTGCACCTCTTCTGGGACACGGGCCTGAGCCTGCTGAAGATCGGCGAGGAGGCCATCGTCGACCTGCCGTCCTTCCACCTGAACGGAGCGTCACGGCAAGGGCTGCGCTACAAGAAGAACAACCTGGAAAAGAACGGCTGCGTCTTCGAGGTCATTCCGCCCGAAGGGTTTGCGGGCATCGACGACGAACTCCGGGCCGTGTCCGACGCCTGGCTGTCCCTCAAGAACGCCCGCGAGAAAGGGTTCTCCCTGGGGCGCTTCGACCCCGACTACCTGGCCCGCTTCCATACGGCCGTGGTCCGGCAGGAGGGGCGCATCCTGGCCTTCGGCAATGTCTGGACGGGCGGCAGGACCGAACTGGCCATCGACCTCATGCGCTTCGTGCATGGCGCGCCGCGCGGCGTCATGGACTACCTGCTCTTCATGCTCATGTTCTGGGGCCAGCAGCAGGGCTTCGCGCGCTTCAACCTCGGCGTCTCGCCCTTCTCGGGCCTGGAGACCCACGCCCTGGCCCCGACCTGGAACAAGGTCGGCAACTTCCTGTATTCGCACGCCGAAGACTTCTACAATTTCAGGGGGCTGCGCGCCTTCAAGGAGAAGTTCGGGCCCACTTGGGAGCCGACCTACCTGCTGGCGCCGGGCGGCCTGGCCCTGCCGGGAATCCTGACCGAAGTGGCCGCGCTGGTGGCCGGCGGCGTGCGCGGGATGGTGGGCAAATGA
- a CDS encoding HD domain-containing phosphohydrolase: MDIRSFLCWAMVLLFAAGVAPASAASAGQDGPRVLVIHSYAPDYAWTRDMQAGIVSVLDAPEVRARWRVEHMDAKHRDSPSYQARLLELFREKYAGERFDGIILTDDHALDFTVRHRDELFPGTPVAACGINDLKSVPPGAEDMNIIIERLAHVETLTAALRQNPGTRKVHVVIDGTLTGKSILREFLEQARALSGQVEVDVAPPMTRAQLEVFARERARGEIIYLLVYFQDAAGEVFAAEDIPRALAAASPVPVYVAWDFQMGTGVVGGCVTSAFGHGRMAARTLLDRLAGKNPPHAYSGLQEVNRHTYDFAALSRFSIPVETLPQGALVLNRPLSFFELHREVILWALVVIVVLGVIIALLVLNVVKQRRINRDNAEIMTLNREMIETQREMLTTLGEVIESRSQETANHVRRVAAYSALLGEKYGLGPEDILILEAAAPMHDIGKIGIPDSILNKPGTLSDEEYESIKHHTVIGQRILHTSDRKLMAAARTIALQHHERWDGTGYPCGLKGEEISLSARICALADVYDALSLGRVYKKAWPKEKVLDFIRGERGGMFDPKVVDLFFENLDAIEAIGYRLSDDTAERHVQDITGKVVCPLRG; encoded by the coding sequence ATGGATATCCGATCGTTTCTTTGTTGGGCCATGGTCCTCCTCTTCGCAGCGGGCGTGGCGCCAGCCTCGGCGGCCTCGGCCGGGCAGGACGGCCCCAGGGTGCTGGTCATCCACTCCTACGCCCCGGACTATGCCTGGACGCGTGACATGCAGGCCGGGATCGTCTCGGTTCTGGACGCCCCGGAGGTTCGGGCGCGCTGGCGCGTGGAGCACATGGACGCCAAACACCGCGATTCGCCTTCGTACCAGGCCCGCCTGCTGGAGTTGTTCCGCGAGAAGTACGCCGGGGAGCGGTTCGACGGGATCATCCTGACCGACGACCATGCCCTGGACTTCACGGTCCGGCACCGGGACGAGCTGTTTCCCGGCACACCCGTGGCGGCCTGCGGCATCAACGACCTGAAGTCCGTGCCGCCGGGCGCCGAGGACATGAACATCATCATCGAGCGGCTGGCGCACGTCGAGACGCTCACCGCGGCCCTCAGACAGAACCCCGGGACGCGGAAGGTCCATGTGGTCATCGACGGCACCCTTACGGGCAAGTCCATCCTGCGCGAGTTTCTGGAACAGGCCAGGGCTTTGTCCGGACAGGTCGAGGTGGACGTGGCGCCGCCCATGACCAGGGCTCAGCTCGAAGTCTTCGCCAGGGAGCGGGCCAGAGGGGAGATCATCTACCTGCTGGTCTATTTCCAGGACGCGGCGGGGGAGGTCTTTGCGGCCGAGGACATCCCGCGGGCCCTGGCCGCCGCCTCGCCCGTGCCGGTCTACGTGGCCTGGGACTTTCAAATGGGCACGGGCGTGGTCGGCGGGTGCGTGACCAGCGCCTTCGGGCACGGCCGCATGGCTGCCCGGACCCTGCTGGACCGCCTGGCCGGGAAGAACCCCCCGCATGCCTACAGCGGGCTGCAGGAGGTGAACCGGCATACCTACGATTTCGCGGCGCTCTCGCGTTTCTCCATCCCTGTCGAGACACTGCCGCAGGGCGCGCTGGTCCTGAACCGCCCCCTGTCCTTTTTCGAGCTGCACCGCGAGGTCATCCTCTGGGCCCTCGTCGTCATCGTCGTGCTCGGCGTGATCATCGCGCTCCTGGTCCTGAACGTCGTCAAGCAGCGCAGGATCAACCGGGACAACGCGGAGATCATGACCCTCAACCGCGAGATGATCGAGACCCAGCGCGAAATGCTGACCACCCTGGGCGAGGTCATCGAGTCGCGCTCCCAGGAGACGGCCAACCACGTGCGGCGGGTGGCCGCCTACTCGGCCCTGCTCGGCGAAAAGTACGGCCTGGGCCCCGAGGACATCCTCATCCTCGAGGCTGCGGCGCCCATGCACGACATCGGCAAGATCGGCATCCCGGACTCCATTCTCAACAAGCCGGGGACGCTCAGCGACGAGGAGTACGAGAGCATCAAGCACCACACCGTCATCGGCCAGCGCATCTTGCACACCTCGGACCGCAAGCTCATGGCAGCGGCGCGGACCATCGCCCTGCAGCACCACGAACGCTGGGACGGCACCGGCTACCCCTGCGGCCTGAAGGGCGAGGAGATCAGTCTGTCCGCGCGCATCTGCGCCCTGGCCGACGTCTACGACGCCTTGTCCCTGGGCCGCGTCTACAAAAAGGCCTGGCCGAAGGAGAAGGTCCTGGACTTCATCCGCGGCGAGCGCGGCGGCATGTTCGACCCGAAGGTCGTGGACCTCTTCTTCGAGAATCTGGACGCCATCGAAGCCATCGGGTACCGCCTCTCGGACGATACTGCGGAGCGGCACGTGCAGGATATCACCGGCAAGGTGGTCTGCCCGCTGCGCGGATAG
- a CDS encoding glycerophosphodiester phosphodiesterase — protein MPHPSAFPKVWAHRGARSAAPENTLAAARAALTQGAFGWELDVRLTLDGAVVVAHDQGLRRVTDIARRPDMPGRADHLADRLTLAQLRSLDAGSWFARRDPFGTVAAGEVSPQELAAFAGERVPTLAEALEWTRGAGLAVNVEIKDMLGGDDALLVYETVRLIRESGLGGDKVLVSSFRRASLELFRELCPEVPVGLLLDEKATAAPVADILASLRDLGAAALNPCVRTLAPGRAAAFREAGFDVNVYTVNRPEDMLRLAAEGAAGIITDFPARALAVLGGKGQE, from the coding sequence ATGCCACATCCAAGTGCATTTCCCAAGGTTTGGGCCCATCGCGGGGCGCGTAGCGCTGCCCCGGAAAACACGCTGGCCGCGGCCCGGGCGGCCCTGACCCAGGGCGCCTTCGGCTGGGAGCTGGACGTGCGCCTGACCCTGGACGGCGCCGTGGTGGTCGCCCACGACCAGGGCCTGCGGCGTGTCACGGACATCGCTCGGCGGCCGGATATGCCCGGCCGGGCCGACCATCTCGCGGACCGGCTGACCCTGGCGCAGCTCCGGTCACTGGACGCCGGAAGCTGGTTCGCCAGGCGAGACCCTTTCGGGACCGTGGCCGCCGGCGAGGTTTCGCCGCAGGAACTGGCCGCCTTCGCCGGTGAGCGCGTCCCGACCCTGGCCGAGGCCCTGGAGTGGACCCGCGGCGCGGGATTGGCCGTGAACGTCGAGATCAAGGACATGCTGGGCGGCGACGACGCCCTGCTGGTGTACGAGACGGTCCGGCTGATCCGGGAATCGGGGCTGGGGGGCGACAAGGTGCTCGTCTCGTCCTTCCGCCGGGCCTCGCTGGAACTCTTCCGCGAGCTGTGCCCGGAGGTGCCCGTGGGCCTGCTGCTGGACGAAAAGGCCACGGCCGCGCCCGTGGCGGACATCCTGGCCAGCCTGCGGGATCTGGGCGCCGCGGCCCTGAACCCCTGCGTTCGCACCCTGGCGCCCGGCCGCGCGGCCGCCTTTCGGGAGGCCGGCTTCGACGTCAACGTCTACACCGTGAACCGCCCGGAGGACATGCTCCGCCTGGCCGCCGAGGGCGCCGCGGGCATCATCACGGATTTCCCGGCCAGGGCGCTGGCCGTGCTGGGGGGCAAGGGGCAGGAATAA
- the metX gene encoding homoserine O-acetyltransferase MetX — protein sequence MTQPTVGIVRTQSFTFAHPPHAMALDSGVGLGPVSLAYETYGELNAEKSNAVLICHALTGDAHVAGYHAGDDRPGWWEHYVGPGKPIDTDRHFVICANVIGSCMGSCGPSSINPSTGRYWGLDFPIVTIPDMVRAQRELVRHLGVERLRAVVGGSLGGMQTLQWAASYPEMVDGIIALATTSRHSAQAIAFNEVARQSIMSDPNWKNGDYYDGVRPDLGLAVARMIGHITYLSDESMHVKFGRELRGGAFAFNFEGDFQVESYLHHQGKKFVERFDANAFLYVTKAADYFDLDLANPESPARRALAGTAARFLLVSFTSDWLYPTYQSRQVVDVLKTLGRDVSFCEITAPWGHDAFLLPDERLETVIRGFLGGLHGC from the coding sequence ATGACGCAACCCACCGTCGGCATTGTCCGCACCCAGTCCTTCACCTTCGCCCACCCGCCCCACGCCATGGCCCTCGACAGCGGGGTGGGGCTGGGGCCCGTGTCACTGGCCTACGAAACCTACGGCGAACTGAACGCCGAGAAGTCCAACGCCGTGCTCATCTGCCACGCCCTGACGGGCGACGCCCACGTCGCCGGCTACCATGCCGGCGACGACAGGCCCGGCTGGTGGGAGCACTACGTGGGACCCGGCAAGCCCATCGACACGGACCGGCACTTCGTCATCTGCGCCAACGTCATCGGCAGCTGCATGGGCTCCTGCGGCCCGTCCTCCATCAACCCGTCCACGGGTCGCTACTGGGGCCTGGATTTCCCCATCGTGACCATCCCCGACATGGTCCGCGCCCAGCGTGAGCTCGTGCGCCATCTCGGCGTCGAGCGCCTGCGGGCCGTGGTCGGCGGGTCCCTCGGCGGCATGCAGACCCTGCAGTGGGCGGCCAGCTACCCGGAGATGGTGGACGGGATCATCGCCCTGGCCACGACGAGCCGCCACTCGGCCCAAGCCATCGCCTTCAACGAGGTGGCCCGGCAGTCCATCATGAGCGATCCCAACTGGAAGAACGGCGACTACTACGACGGCGTGCGGCCGGACCTGGGCCTGGCCGTGGCGCGCATGATCGGGCACATCACCTATCTTTCGGACGAGTCCATGCACGTGAAGTTCGGCCGCGAGCTGCGCGGCGGGGCCTTCGCCTTCAACTTCGAGGGCGATTTCCAGGTCGAGAGCTACCTGCACCACCAGGGCAAAAAATTCGTGGAGCGCTTCGACGCCAACGCCTTCCTCTACGTGACCAAGGCCGCCGACTATTTCGACCTGGACCTGGCCAACCCCGAAAGTCCCGCCAGACGCGCCCTGGCCGGGACAGCGGCCCGCTTTCTGCTCGTGTCCTTCACCTCGGACTGGCTCTACCCGACCTACCAGTCGCGCCAGGTGGTGGACGTGCTGAAGACCCTTGGACGGGACGTCAGCTTCTGCGAAATCACCGCGCCGTGGGGGCACGACGCCTTCCTGCTGCCCGACGAGCGGCTGGAGACCGTCATCCGC
- a CDS encoding glycerol-3-phosphate dehydrogenase/oxidase gives MLRTDLLEQLDTPTPWDMIIIGGGATGLGCGVDAASRGYRVLLLEERDFAQGTSSRSTKLVHGGVRYLQQGNVALVMDALHERGVLLRNAPHLVTNQAFVVPDYAWWERPFYGIGLKLYDMLAGKLGFGRSRILSRAKTLNMIPNLEPTDLRGGVIYYDGQFDDARLAVTLARTMEDLGGLPVNHMGVTGLLKDGDGQVCGVEATDSLTGDIRHLRAKVVVNATGIFVDSVMRLDDATAPPLIAPSQGIHLVLDKSFSPGDTAIMVPHTDDGRVIFLVPWHGRVLVGTTDTALDAPAAEPRPLDEEIEFLLEHAGRYLTRDPRRSDVLSVFTGIRPLIRAQGTDRTASLSRDHHLTISQSGLVTIAGGKWTTYRKMGEDTVTQAARLAGLPSHSCKTENLPLHGWMNGLDPRDHLSVYGSDIEDIRELIRHDPELGRPLHYKLPYLRAEVVWAVRREWAMTLPDVLRHRTRAIVLDAAVSMEIAPEVAAIMARELGRDGEWAEEQVRAYRELARSCLAE, from the coding sequence ATGCTCAGAACCGACCTGCTCGAACAGCTCGACACGCCCACCCCGTGGGACATGATCATCATCGGCGGCGGGGCCACGGGCCTGGGCTGCGGCGTAGACGCGGCCAGCCGCGGCTACCGCGTCCTGCTCCTGGAGGAGCGCGACTTCGCCCAAGGCACGTCCAGCCGCTCCACCAAGCTCGTGCACGGCGGCGTGCGTTACTTGCAGCAGGGCAATGTGGCCCTGGTCATGGACGCCCTGCACGAGCGCGGCGTGCTGCTCCGAAACGCCCCCCACCTCGTCACCAACCAGGCCTTCGTCGTGCCGGACTACGCCTGGTGGGAGCGGCCCTTTTACGGCATCGGCCTCAAGCTCTACGACATGCTGGCCGGCAAGCTCGGCTTCGGCCGCTCGCGCATCCTCTCACGGGCCAAGACCCTGAACATGATCCCCAACCTCGAACCCACGGACCTGCGCGGCGGGGTCATCTACTACGACGGCCAGTTCGACGACGCGCGCCTGGCCGTCACCCTGGCCCGGACCATGGAGGACCTGGGCGGCCTGCCCGTCAACCACATGGGCGTCACGGGCCTGCTCAAGGACGGGGACGGCCAGGTCTGCGGCGTGGAGGCCACGGACTCCCTGACCGGGGACATTCGCCACCTGCGGGCCAAGGTCGTCGTCAACGCCACGGGCATCTTCGTGGACTCGGTCATGCGCCTGGATGACGCCACGGCCCCGCCGCTCATCGCCCCGTCCCAGGGCATCCACCTGGTCCTGGACAAGTCCTTCTCGCCCGGCGACACGGCCATCATGGTCCCGCACACCGACGACGGCCGCGTCATCTTCCTCGTGCCCTGGCACGGCCGCGTCCTGGTCGGGACCACGGACACGGCCCTGGACGCCCCGGCGGCCGAGCCCAGGCCCCTGGACGAGGAGATCGAATTCCTGCTGGAGCACGCCGGCCGCTACCTGACCCGCGACCCCAGGCGCAGCGACGTGCTGAGCGTGTTCACCGGCATCCGGCCCCTCATCCGGGCCCAGGGCACCGACCGCACGGCCTCCCTGTCCCGCGACCATCACCTGACCATCTCCCAGAGCGGACTGGTGACCATCGCCGGCGGCAAGTGGACCACGTACCGCAAGATGGGGGAGGACACCGTGACCCAGGCCGCGCGCCTGGCCGGCCTGCCGTCGCACTCGTGCAAGACCGAGAACCTGCCCTTGCACGGCTGGATGAACGGCCTGGACCCACGCGACCACCTCTCGGTCTACGGCAGTGACATCGAGGATATCCGCGAACTGATCCGCCACGACCCCGAGCTGGGCCGCCCGCTGCACTACAAGCTGCCCTACCTGCGGGCCGAGGTGGTCTGGGCCGTACGCCGCGAATGGGCCATGACCCTGCCCGACGTGCTGCGCCACCGCACCCGCGCCATCGTGCTGGATGCGGCCGTGAGCATGGAGATCGCCCCCGAAGTGGCCGCCATCATGGCCCGGGAACTGGGGCGCGACGGCGAGTGGGCCGAGGAACAGGTCCGCGCCTACCGCGAACTGGCCAGAAGCTGCCTGGCCGAGTGA